TTCCAGAAAATTGAGTGATTGATGTGCTCCTCTGTTGATCTTGATCCAGCTCTGCAACTTTACTACGGTGGATGAGTCGCCGTACTGATGGCTTGATGAAGAAGCTCGAGAGAGATGTTATAGTTTGTCATATAGAGAAAATCGCCGTTTCCGATAGATAATAGTGAAGAAGATGAGTGTTTGGTAAAGAAAGGGAAATCACATGGGTAGAAAATGTAATAATTATGCCAGCTCATCTATTTAATGTAAAACATAGTGGGTAGTGGAGAAAACTTAACAAAATGTTGGTAATTGAGAAAAAAACTGCCGCATTAGTAATTATTGTGTAGTTTTCTCTATAttctataataaaataatatattttcaaCTTTGGAGATAAAAATGTAGTGCAAGGACTTGAACCTATAAAACAATTAGAGTCATCATCTTTGGACATATTTCACCAAATATAGGTATGTTTTGCGATAATAACGATAATGACTTTAATGTTCAATAAAAGTGATATATCACTGAAGATGTGATCAGAGATTTTAAACAGCTTACACTGCTATCAGGGGCGGATGTATATAGGAGAGGatggggtccatggaccccacctttttgaaattaaataaaatccactACTAATACCCATATTtctaaacaaaatttaaaaacaatttacagACTTTTTCATTgaattcaatataaacttataaaAGCTATTGTCCAGCTCATTTATCTACTCAACTACTATATTctatattaattaaaacaaaaaataaattatttaaaattcaattttaccttagaaatattatatgaaattattaagtacaaattaaaattccaactaattatatataaacaaaacagtctaaatatttagaattttagatTGTACttgttggaccaagtcccatttgaaccctaattttgagtttgacaattaatttaaagagcctaatcatgtttattagtgtgtaggaacatatagaaaccatcccgggtcgaatcggagctttctagcgagaatcgaaaaTTCCATATTCCGACTAGTTCCAGTAGcatatcgcgcccgagatccctTTTCCATCACGAGCGTGATACATGAATCTCGGGCGTGATACATcacatcacgggcgcgatacaCCACTCATCAAACAGCTTTGGTTTTTCAAATGTATCGCGAGCGCTACACGTACATCGCGGGCGCGATGAATATGAACGTTGAAGGTCCAACGGCTATATCAGAGCCCTCCATCAGTTGCTTGACAAGTGGCCTTCAACCATTGGTTGAATTCCTGCCATTTGAATATCGCGGGCGCGACGTAGggtatcacgggcgcgacaggGTGCTTTTCAGCACAAACTTGAGTTTTCTTCTAGAAGATTCAAGGGtttgttgttggggttataaataccccttgtctacctcatttatgaggttagacactccagcaacaaaacatatactcaagcattcaatttattctctctacatttattgtgcatcaattaTTGATTGCTTACCtcttttgttgattgattaatcattgTGATTCAATTATTAGTGTTGTAGGTTTTTGTTTATCCTTAGAAAAAcattttgtgagtttgagattatctcttggaaatctcttttgtaaagtttgtgtttagctttaaagcacaatccattagtgaattctaaaatctcaatctttgattgagtagtggagtaggattggtttgtaatccgaaccactctaaattgcttgtgtcaatttctcttcttttatactcctactaaattttaattactcactaaaccttattcacccccctctaaggtagctatttagggatttaaatTGGTGTCAGAGCTAAGTTACTCATCTCATTGCTTAATTGTGAGTTCTTCGATTCAAATGGCTACCAAAAACTTTACTCATACTCTTCGTCCCTTCTTTGATGGAACGGATTATCCAAATTGGAAATTTCGTATGGAAAACTATCTCGATATGGATGGTGTGAACTTATAGCATATGGTTCTTGATGGTTATGTGGCTCCTACTCAAGAGTTGAATGGTGCTATTATACCTTGGCCAAGAAAAGATTGGACCAAGGATCAAGTTCTAGCTAATGCTCTCAACCGGAAGGCTATTTGTGTGATCATTTCATCTTTGTGTAGAGAAGAGCAAGGAAGGGTTCAACATTGCACAACGGCTCATGATATGTGGAAGATTCTTGAGAACTACCATGAAGGAACGGTTCAAGTAAAGAACAAGAAGGTTGAGCTTCTCATTGGAGAATATGAAGGGTTCAAGAACAAGCCAAATGAGACCGTCACCGAGACTACCAATAGACTTTTTGGCATTACCACCAATCTCAAGAAGCTTGGTAAGCACTATACTCTTGGTGAAATCAATGGCAAAATTCTTCGTTCATTGCCTCTCCTTGATTGGCAACCGAAGATAACCGCCATTGAGGAATCACATGACATAAGGAATTTGAGAACCGATGAGCTTATCGGAAACCTACTTCTTCATGAGATGACCTACATGAAGGAAATTTAAGAGTTGAAGAAGTCTCAAGAAGAGAAAACTAAGGGAATTGCTTTGAAGGCTAAAGCAATTGAAAGTAAGGTTGAAGAGGAGCTTAATGCAagtgatgaagaagatgatgaagagaTGGTGCTATTGTCTAAGAAAGTAAGGGAATGGAGAACAAGGAAGAAGTCTCAAGTTCAAAAATATGAGCAAAAGGGTGAGTCCTCAAACTTCAAGAGATCATCCAACTCCAAACAAGAGACTCCTACTCCTAGAAGAGATGTCACTTGTCATGGGTGTGGAAAACCGGGTCATATTAGACCGGAATGTCGACAAGGGCAAAGGAAACCCTTTCAAAAGGAtaagaaaggattcatcaccaCTTGGGATGATGAAAGTGATTATCAATCCGATGAAGATTTCCAAGAAGAGGCAAGAGCAAATCTTTGCTTCATGGCTCTAGTTGATGAGTCCCCATCCGAGGTAAGTACTCTACCTTTTATTTCTTGGGATGGTGTAGGGATAGAACCTCATGATAGCTCTAATGATATTGTTGTTGTGAAAAATACCCCTAGTGCCTCTTGTGTTGTAAATGTTGAGAATGTGTTGGTTGATGATTCTTTGGTGTATGAGATTGATGATGAATGTCATGACAT
This window of the Mercurialis annua linkage group LG5, ddMerAnnu1.2, whole genome shotgun sequence genome carries:
- the LOC126681952 gene encoding uncharacterized protein LOC126681952, which produces MNVEGPTAISEPSISCLTSGLQPLVEFLPFEYRGRDVGYHGRDRVLFSTNLSFLLEDSRHMVLDGYVAPTQELNGAIIPWPRKDWTKDQVLANALNRKAICVIISSLCREEQGRVQHCTTAHDMWKILENYHEGTVQVKNKKVELLIGEYEGFKNKPNETVTETTNRLFGITTNLKKLGKHYTLGEINGKILRSLPLLDWQPKITAIEESHDIRNLRTDELIGNLLLHEMTYMKEI